In one window of Halomarina pelagica DNA:
- a CDS encoding HAD family hydrolase — MADYDAVFFDIGGVLLDLSSVRSGYVAFLEAFADEQGIDDPDGLIEDWKRALGSYFASRDGTVYRTARPGYQRALEAAVGREVAEEEWFPLFAESTLEHVQPSRFAKEVVSTLDDAGHYLGVISDIDHWEAERILGKFDVLRHFDHVTTSEEVGRTKPDPAMFEAALGKAPEHVEPGRSLYVGDRYRHDMRGGSRAGLVTVALGGSAAERAAEDPHDAVDYVAADLSDLLEIAGLR, encoded by the coding sequence ATGGCCGACTACGACGCCGTCTTCTTCGACATCGGGGGCGTGCTACTCGACCTCTCGTCGGTTCGGTCGGGGTACGTCGCCTTCCTCGAGGCGTTCGCCGACGAACAGGGCATCGACGACCCCGACGGGCTGATCGAGGACTGGAAGCGGGCGCTCGGGTCGTACTTCGCGTCGCGCGACGGGACCGTCTACCGGACGGCCCGGCCGGGCTACCAGCGGGCGCTCGAGGCGGCCGTCGGGCGGGAGGTGGCCGAGGAGGAGTGGTTCCCCCTGTTCGCGGAGTCGACGCTCGAACACGTCCAGCCGTCCCGGTTCGCCAAGGAGGTGGTCTCGACGCTCGACGACGCGGGCCACTACCTCGGCGTCATCAGCGACATCGACCACTGGGAGGCAGAGCGCATCCTCGGGAAGTTCGACGTACTCAGACACTTCGACCACGTGACGACCAGCGAGGAGGTCGGACGGACGAAGCCCGACCCGGCGATGTTCGAGGCCGCGCTCGGGAAGGCTCCCGAACACGTCGAACCGGGGCGCTCGCTCTACGTCGGCGACCGCTACCGCCACGACATGCGCGGCGGCTCGCGGGCGGGCCTCGTCACCGTCGCGCTCGGGGGGAGCGCCGCCGAGCGGGCCGCGGAGGACCCACACGACGCGGTGGACTACGTCGCGGCGGACCTGTCGGACCTGCTCGAGATCGCCGGCCTGCGGTGA
- a CDS encoding SDR family NAD(P)-dependent oxidoreductase — protein MDFGLDDRTALVTGGGGRIGSEDCRVLAAEGAEVIALDVDLDAAERVADEIEESGGTAHAVACDLTDREDVADTVAALEEETGGIDVLINNAAMVDARARVKDYDDEIWDRDVSINLTGAYNVTREVFPGMLEREWGRVINMSSMAGWQGGFGQLSYAATKAALIGFGKTLALEGAQKGVTSNVVAPNIVVEALADLPIEQLEEVDPYFARIARATPMRKLGTEADVATLIAFLCSEQAGYVTGQVVGVTGGIDLFSF, from the coding sequence ATGGACTTCGGACTCGACGACAGGACGGCCCTCGTGACCGGCGGGGGCGGGCGGATCGGGAGCGAGGACTGCCGCGTGCTGGCGGCGGAGGGCGCGGAGGTGATCGCCCTCGACGTGGACCTCGACGCGGCCGAGCGAGTGGCGGACGAGATCGAGGAATCGGGCGGGACGGCCCACGCGGTCGCGTGCGACCTCACCGACCGCGAGGACGTGGCCGACACCGTCGCCGCGCTGGAGGAGGAGACCGGCGGCATCGACGTGCTGATCAACAACGCGGCGATGGTCGACGCCCGCGCGCGGGTGAAGGACTACGACGACGAGATCTGGGACCGCGACGTGTCGATCAACCTCACCGGGGCCTACAACGTCACCCGGGAGGTGTTCCCCGGCATGCTCGAACGCGAGTGGGGGCGGGTGATCAACATGTCCTCGATGGCGGGCTGGCAGGGCGGCTTCGGGCAGCTCTCCTACGCCGCGACGAAGGCGGCGCTCATCGGCTTCGGCAAGACGCTGGCGCTCGAGGGCGCGCAGAAGGGCGTCACGAGCAACGTCGTCGCGCCGAACATCGTGGTCGAGGCGCTGGCCGACCTGCCCATCGAGCAACTGGAGGAGGTCGACCCGTACTTCGCCCGCATCGCCAGGGCGACTCCCATGCGCAAGCTGGGGACGGAGGCGGACGTGGCGACCCTGATCGCCTTCCTCTGCTCCGAGCAGGCGGGGTACGTCACCGGGCAGGTCGTCGGCGTCACCGGCGGCATCGACCTCTTCAGCTTCTGA
- a CDS encoding AMP-dependent synthetase/ligase has protein sequence MTSDRERAERAYADEVIGDDTIPHLFEASAERNANRPAQRYKGGVYDRSLVAAGAVPAAPSGDYATLTYAEMRGIVRALAAGFRDLGVASGDRVGIFANTRMEWAQADFALLAAGAVVTTVYVESTPEQVRYLLSDPGATGVVVENGESLDRVLEVEDDLDLSFIAVIDEGGGREDRDDVFTLGEVYERGREAFDEGEYRSWLDSRDLDDLASLIYTSGTTGEPKGVQLTHGNFRANVNQVRKRFGPRPDRPPEVPTIDDDSTTLSFLPLAHVFERTAGHFVPFASGTCVAYAESTDTVADDIKLVRPTGATSVPRIYERIFSGMREQASESKIKSRIFEWAVGVARERARTEAPGPLLRLQHALADRLVYSTVREGLGGNVELFISGGGSLSTDLARLFVGMGLTICEGYGLTETAPVVSANPPEDIRPGTLGPPLVDVEVRLDESVVPADQRSPEEAGGRVGELLVRGPNVTAGYWNRPDATEAAFTDDGYLRTGDIVEQSEDGYLIFRDRLKQLLVLSTGKNVAPGPIEDAFATVDRVEQVMVVGDDEKFVGALVVPNLEAVREWAREQDVDLPDDPAAVCEDERVRAFVGEAVERVNEGLETYERIKRFELVPEEWTPENDLLTPSLKKKRRNVLARYEEEVRRIYDRPRERAAADANAND, from the coding sequence GTGACGAGCGACAGGGAGCGCGCCGAGCGTGCGTACGCCGACGAGGTGATCGGCGACGACACGATCCCGCACCTGTTCGAGGCGAGCGCGGAGCGCAACGCGAACCGGCCGGCCCAGCGGTACAAGGGGGGCGTGTACGACCGCTCGCTCGTGGCGGCCGGCGCGGTGCCCGCGGCTCCGAGCGGCGACTACGCGACGCTCACGTACGCGGAGATGCGCGGGATCGTCCGCGCGCTCGCGGCGGGCTTTCGCGACCTCGGCGTCGCGTCCGGCGATCGCGTCGGGATCTTCGCGAACACCAGGATGGAGTGGGCGCAGGCGGACTTCGCGCTCCTCGCGGCGGGCGCGGTCGTGACGACCGTGTACGTCGAATCGACCCCGGAGCAGGTGCGGTACCTGCTCTCCGACCCGGGCGCGACGGGCGTCGTCGTCGAGAACGGCGAGTCGCTCGATCGCGTCCTCGAGGTGGAGGACGACCTCGACCTCTCGTTTATCGCGGTGATCGACGAGGGGGGCGGGCGCGAGGACCGCGACGACGTGTTCACGCTCGGGGAGGTGTACGAGCGGGGCCGCGAGGCGTTCGACGAGGGCGAGTACCGGTCCTGGCTCGACTCGCGCGACCTCGACGACCTCGCGAGCCTCATCTACACGTCGGGGACGACTGGCGAGCCGAAGGGCGTACAGCTCACGCACGGCAACTTCCGGGCGAACGTCAATCAGGTCCGCAAGCGCTTCGGCCCGCGCCCGGACCGCCCGCCGGAGGTACCGACGATCGACGACGACTCGACGACGCTCTCGTTTCTCCCGCTCGCGCACGTCTTCGAGCGCACGGCGGGGCACTTCGTCCCGTTCGCGAGCGGGACGTGCGTCGCCTACGCCGAGAGCACGGACACCGTCGCGGACGACATCAAACTGGTGAGGCCGACGGGCGCGACGAGCGTCCCGCGCATCTACGAGCGCATCTTCAGCGGGATGCGCGAGCAGGCGAGCGAGTCGAAGATCAAGTCGCGGATCTTCGAGTGGGCCGTCGGGGTCGCCCGAGAGCGGGCGCGAACGGAGGCCCCCGGCCCGCTCCTCCGCCTCCAGCACGCCCTCGCCGACCGCCTCGTCTACAGCACGGTCCGCGAGGGCCTCGGCGGGAACGTCGAGCTGTTCATCAGCGGGGGCGGGAGCCTCTCTACGGATCTCGCCCGGCTGTTCGTCGGCATGGGGCTGACCATCTGCGAGGGGTACGGCCTCACCGAGACGGCCCCCGTCGTCTCCGCCAACCCGCCGGAGGACATCCGCCCGGGGACGCTCGGTCCGCCGCTCGTGGACGTGGAGGTGCGGCTCGACGAGTCGGTCGTCCCCGCGGATCAGCGATCGCCCGAGGAGGCGGGCGGACGGGTCGGCGAGTTGCTGGTGCGGGGTCCGAACGTGACGGCGGGGTACTGGAACCGACCCGACGCCACCGAGGCGGCGTTCACGGACGACGGGTACCTCCGAACCGGCGACATCGTCGAGCAGAGCGAGGACGGCTACCTGATCTTCCGCGACCGCCTCAAGCAACTGCTCGTGCTCTCGACCGGCAAGAACGTCGCACCCGGTCCCATCGAGGACGCGTTCGCCACCGTCGACCGCGTCGAACAGGTGATGGTCGTCGGCGACGACGAGAAGTTCGTCGGGGCGCTCGTCGTCCCCAACCTCGAGGCCGTCCGCGAGTGGGCGCGCGAGCAGGACGTCGACCTCCCGGACGACCCGGCGGCCGTCTGCGAGGACGAGCGCGTTCGCGCGTTCGTCGGCGAGGCCGTGGAGCGCGTCAACGAGGGCCTGGAGACGTACGAGCGGATCAAGCGCTTCGAACTCGTCCCCGAGGAGTGGACGCCGGAGAACGACCTGCTCACGCCCTCGCTGAAGAAGAAGCGCCGCAACGTCCTCGCGCGCTACGAGGAGGAGGTGCGGAGGATCTACGACCGCCCGCGGGAGCGCGCCGCCGCGGACGCGAACGCGAACGACTGA
- a CDS encoding macro domain-containing protein: MEFTVEEGDVAREDVDAVVNAANTGLAMGSGVAGALRRAGGEALAEAAVAKGPIELGGAVETDGFDLPADYVVHAAAMPAGGRATAESVREATRSSLKLADDLGCTSVAVPILGTGAAGFDLREGARIVCEEVRAFEPAALSDVRVVAYGQEAYDVLREVAEG, from the coding sequence ATGGAGTTCACCGTCGAGGAGGGTGACGTCGCCCGGGAGGACGTCGACGCCGTCGTGAACGCGGCGAACACCGGCCTCGCGATGGGGTCGGGCGTCGCGGGGGCGCTCCGGCGCGCGGGCGGCGAGGCGCTCGCCGAGGCCGCGGTCGCGAAGGGACCGATCGAACTGGGCGGGGCGGTGGAGACGGACGGGTTCGACCTTCCCGCCGACTACGTCGTCCACGCCGCCGCGATGCCCGCCGGGGGGCGCGCCACCGCCGAGAGCGTCCGCGAGGCGACGCGCAGCAGTCTGAAACTCGCTGACGACCTCGGCTGTACGTCCGTGGCGGTTCCGATACTCGGCACCGGGGCCGCGGGGTTCGACCTCCGCGAAGGGGCGAGGATCGTCTGCGAGGAGGTGCGGGCGTTCGAACCGGCGGCGCTCTCGGACGTGCGCGTCGTCGCCTACGGCCAGGAGGCGTACGACGTACTCCGGGAGGTCGCGGAGGGCTAG
- a CDS encoding CapA family protein, with the protein MAGTRRIGLTGDVMLGRTVDERQRRRPPEAVWGTVLDRLRDLDATLVNLECCLSTRGTRWTRTYRPFHFRADPRWAIPALETAGVDCCALANNHVLDFGEVALEDTLDHLDAAGIAHAGAGRDLDAALEPARVTIDGLDVAVVSLTDNTPEYAATADAPGTAHVEIDVENERTRRRAGEALSRASEPSPDLLVASLHWGPNMVTEPPPAFEAFARWLVDRGVDLIHGHSAHVFHGIEVYDGAPILYDAGDFVDDYAVDPDLRNDRSFLFEVRADAAIEEVRLHPTEIRDYRVHEARGDAARWCRERVRDRSKRFDTEFEREGEALVLEV; encoded by the coding sequence ATGGCGGGGACGAGACGGATCGGACTGACGGGCGACGTCATGCTCGGGCGGACGGTCGACGAGCGCCAGCGTCGCCGGCCCCCGGAAGCCGTCTGGGGGACCGTCCTCGATCGCCTGCGGGACCTCGACGCGACGCTCGTCAACCTCGAGTGCTGTCTCTCGACGCGGGGGACGCGCTGGACGCGCACGTACCGCCCGTTCCACTTCCGGGCCGATCCGAGGTGGGCGATCCCGGCCCTCGAGACGGCGGGCGTGGACTGCTGCGCGCTCGCGAACAACCACGTCCTCGACTTCGGGGAGGTGGCGCTGGAGGACACGCTCGACCACCTCGACGCGGCGGGGATCGCTCACGCCGGCGCGGGGCGGGACCTCGACGCGGCGCTCGAACCCGCCCGCGTGACGATCGACGGTCTCGACGTCGCGGTCGTCTCGCTCACGGACAACACCCCCGAGTACGCCGCCACGGCGGACGCGCCGGGGACCGCGCACGTCGAGATCGACGTCGAGAACGAGAGGACCCGCCGTCGCGCGGGGGAGGCGCTGTCGCGGGCGAGCGAACCCTCCCCCGACCTCCTCGTCGCGTCGCTCCACTGGGGACCGAACATGGTCACGGAGCCCCCGCCCGCGTTCGAGGCGTTCGCCCGCTGGCTCGTTGACCGGGGCGTCGACCTCATCCACGGCCACAGCGCCCACGTCTTCCACGGGATCGAGGTGTACGACGGCGCGCCGATCCTCTACGACGCGGGAGACTTCGTCGACGACTACGCCGTCGACCCCGATCTCAGGAACGATCGGAGCTTCCTGTTCGAGGTTCGCGCGGACGCGGCGATCGAGGAGGTCCGCCTGCACCCCACGGAGATCCGCGACTACCGCGTCCACGAGGCGCGCGGCGACGCCGCGCGCTGGTGTCGCGAGCGCGTGCGCGACCGCTCGAAGCGGTTCGACACCGAGTTCGAGCGGGAGGGGGAGGCGCTCGTCCTCGAGGTGTGA
- a CDS encoding LLM class flavin-dependent oxidoreductase, whose product MHLGVLVPAAVSDPTDFAIRAEELGYDSAWVPELWHESAIVRLTDVAARTDRIELGTAIVNVYSRTPAVLAMTAATLDRVSDGRFTLGVGTSTKKAIEDLHGQDWDDPNPVRRAHETIELTKRFLADDGRVNYDGEVFHAADFPALGADVPIYHAALGRANRRVVARLCDGWIPHNVPFRDLPEAFEYVAEHAEEAGRDPDDVAVAPYVPACVSDDGEEARQKVREHLAYYVGSGRGYERAVAGRFPEEAERVATLWRDGDRGEATAAVTDGMVRALGVAGSPEEAREQLREVAAVDVIDRPLVTIPNGAGDLAERTLEELAPERL is encoded by the coding sequence ATGCACCTCGGCGTCCTCGTCCCGGCGGCTGTCTCCGACCCGACCGACTTCGCGATCCGCGCGGAGGAACTGGGCTACGACTCCGCCTGGGTCCCCGAACTCTGGCACGAGAGCGCGATCGTCAGGCTCACCGACGTCGCCGCGCGGACCGACCGCATCGAACTCGGGACCGCCATCGTCAACGTCTACTCGCGCACGCCCGCCGTCCTCGCGATGACCGCGGCGACGCTCGACCGCGTCTCGGACGGCCGGTTCACCCTCGGCGTCGGGACGAGCACGAAAAAGGCGATCGAGGACCTCCACGGGCAGGACTGGGACGACCCGAACCCCGTCCGCCGCGCCCACGAGACCATCGAGCTGACGAAGCGGTTCCTCGCCGACGACGGGCGCGTGAACTACGACGGCGAGGTGTTCCACGCCGCCGACTTCCCCGCGCTCGGCGCGGACGTGCCGATCTACCACGCGGCGCTCGGGAGGGCGAACCGCCGGGTCGTCGCCCGCCTCTGCGACGGCTGGATCCCCCACAACGTCCCCTTCCGCGACCTCCCCGAGGCGTTCGAGTACGTCGCGGAGCACGCGGAGGAGGCGGGCCGCGACCCGGACGACGTCGCCGTCGCGCCGTACGTCCCCGCGTGCGTCAGCGACGACGGCGAGGAGGCCCGCCAGAAGGTGCGCGAGCACCTCGCCTACTACGTGGGTAGCGGCAGGGGGTACGAGCGGGCGGTCGCCGGACGCTTCCCCGAGGAGGCGGAGCGGGTGGCGACGCTGTGGCGCGACGGTGACCGCGGCGAGGCGACCGCGGCCGTCACCGACGGGATGGTGCGGGCGCTCGGCGTCGCGGGGTCGCCGGAGGAGGCGCGCGAGCAGTTGCGCGAGGTCGCGGCGGTCGACGTCATCGACCGCCCGCTCGTCACCATCCCCAACGGCGCGGGGGATCTCGCCGAGCGGACGCTGGAGGAACTCGCCCCCGAGCGGCTGTAG